The following proteins are encoded in a genomic region of Brachypodium distachyon strain Bd21 chromosome 1, Brachypodium_distachyon_v3.0, whole genome shotgun sequence:
- the LOC100845551 gene encoding uncharacterized protein LOC100845551 codes for MSMMPTNGDGISGGVISSGADALLAVARPFLRGDLGAVDPELPSLVSVLVAAGAGECYHKHGTFLAHLIDVFRILRLWAAPDAVARCGLYHSSYSNSYVNLAIFPPDISRGRVRAIVGAPAERLVHLFCVVPRHALLHQNLHLRYADAELRAHLARAVAGDDEGYFSEWRVKLRSVVPAEGVVAEHIRTGEPVALSRKVLAAFVLMTIADFSDQYTDYQDKLFGGNEDGRFEFAGDDWAALWPGTGKPGLWMSAMSRLATLYRLIATDEALRLREEDMGRPVNDEDAGLELVIPPVFDHCSKVLDPGEQVTARDLYWEAICSDEDMAKKKNTVVVEELLRRSIEKNPYVGEPWLVLAQVLLNAGRYEEAEEEAEQGLKLVLEWGSSWDKRMTWEGWVSWGRVMRDRARDRDWPRSAWGIINLGLVK; via the coding sequence ATGTCGATGATGCCGACCAACGGAGACGGCATCAGCGGTGGTGTGATTAGCTCTGGAgccgacgcgctcctcgccgtGGCCCGGCCGTTCCTCCGGGGCGACCTAGGCGCGGTTGACCCAGAGCTGCCGTCCCTGGTGTCGGtcctggtggcggcgggcgccggcgagtGCTACCACAAGCACGGCACCTTCCTGGCCCACCTCATCGACGTCTTCCGCATCCTCCGCCTGTGGGCCGCCCCGGACGCCGTGGCCCGCTGCGGCCTCTACCACTCCTCCTACTCCAACTCGTACGTCAACCTCGCCATCTTCCCGCCGGACATCAGCCGCGGCCGCGTCCGCGCCATCGTCGGCGCCCCCGCCGAGCGGCTCGTGCACCTCTTCTGCGTCGTGCCACGCCACGCGCTCCTGCACCAAAACCTCCACCTCCGCTacgccgacgccgagctcCGCGCCCACCTCGCGCGTGCCGTGGCCGGCGATGACGAAGGGTACTTTTCGGAGTGGCGCGTGAAGCTGAGGTCGGTGGTGCCGGCTGAAGGCGTGGTGGCGGAGCACATCCGGACTGGGGAGCCCGTGGCGCTGTCGAGGAAGGTGCTGGCGGCATTCGTACTGATGACTATTGCTGATTTCAGCGACCAGTACACGGACTACCAGGACAAGCTGTTCGGGGGcaacgaggatgggcggttcGAGTTCGCGGGGGACGACTGGGCCGCGCTGTGGCCCGGGACGGGAAAGCCCGGCCTGTGGATGAGCGCCATGTCGCGCCTCGCCACGCTCTACCGCCTCATCGCCACCGACGAGGCGCTGCGCCTGCGCGAAGAAGACATGGGCCGGCCCGTCAACGACGAGGACGCTGGGCTGGAGCTGGTGATCCCGCCGGTGTTCGACCATTGCAGCAAGGTGCTGGACCCCGGAGAGCAGGTCACGGCCAGGGACCTGTACTGGGAGGCGATATGCAGCGACGAAGACatggcgaagaagaagaatacagttgtggtggaggagctgctgcGGCGGAGCATCGAGAAGAACCCGTACGTGGGGGAGCCGTGGCTGGTGCTTGCGCAGGTACTGCTGAACGCGGGGAGGtacgaggaggcggaggaggaggcggagcaaGGGCTGAAGCTGGTGCTGGAGTGGGGGAGCAGCTGGGACAAGAGGATGACGTGGGAAGGGTGGGTGTCCTGGGGGAGGGTGATGCGCGACAGGGCCAGGGACAGAGACTGGCCGCGCTCCGCATGGGGAATCATCAACCTCGGACTCGTCAAGTAG